Proteins encoded in a region of the Bombiscardovia apis genome:
- a CDS encoding Nramp family divalent metal transporter: MSSTPRSGQTPERTGNTQTSQSSNQTHPLVQTANGLSLQEINSTVAVPKESGNFWKNLFAFSGPGALVAVGYMDPGNWITSIGGGAQYGYLLMSVVLISSLIAMMLQYMSAKLGIVTGLDLAQATRLHTGRKLSFTLWICTELAVMATDIAEVIGGAIALKLLFGIPLIVGVALTILDVLILLLLTHVGFRRIEAIVAALILVIMLVFVYEVILAQPNVPAMMEGFIPSKQILGNGELTMALGIVGATVMPHNLYLHSSIVQTRNVDRSDDQQVSNAVRFATWDSNIQLTAAFVVNCLLLVLGAAMFFGRGEGLDTFTALYNALGNQSIAGPVASGLLSTLFAVALLASGQNSTITGTLTGQIVMEGFIRMRIPLWLRRLVTRLISIIPVLACAIIFGGKESALDSLLVYSQVFLCVALPISMVPLVWFTSSKKIMGKYANPKWLAVIAWAVVVLLTALNAQLLVQDIGEIIALF; encoded by the coding sequence ATGTCGAGCACACCGCGAAGTGGGCAAACGCCTGAACGCACAGGCAACACGCAAACAAGCCAATCTTCCAACCAAACCCACCCGCTGGTTCAAACCGCCAATGGCCTCTCCCTGCAGGAGATTAATTCGACAGTGGCAGTGCCTAAGGAAAGCGGCAACTTCTGGAAGAATCTCTTTGCCTTTTCTGGCCCCGGAGCCCTAGTAGCAGTCGGATACATGGACCCCGGCAACTGGATTACTTCCATCGGCGGTGGCGCACAATACGGCTATCTGCTCATGTCAGTAGTGCTTATCTCCAGTCTCATCGCCATGATGTTGCAATACATGTCTGCCAAACTGGGCATCGTAACCGGTCTCGACTTGGCCCAGGCAACTCGCTTACACACGGGCCGTAAACTCAGTTTCACCTTGTGGATTTGCACCGAGCTGGCCGTGATGGCCACTGACATTGCCGAAGTAATTGGCGGTGCCATAGCATTGAAACTCCTCTTTGGCATTCCCCTTATCGTAGGCGTGGCGCTCACCATACTCGACGTGCTCATCTTGCTCTTACTTACGCACGTGGGCTTCCGCCGCATCGAAGCCATCGTCGCCGCACTCATATTGGTTATTATGCTGGTCTTTGTCTACGAGGTCATTTTAGCTCAGCCCAACGTGCCCGCCATGATGGAAGGATTCATCCCCAGCAAGCAAATCCTAGGCAACGGCGAGCTTACTATGGCCCTCGGCATCGTAGGCGCGACCGTTATGCCCCATAACTTGTATTTGCACTCGTCCATTGTGCAAACGCGCAATGTTGACCGCTCAGACGACCAGCAAGTCTCTAATGCAGTCCGCTTCGCCACTTGGGATTCCAACATTCAACTGACCGCAGCTTTCGTTGTCAACTGTCTCTTACTCGTCTTGGGAGCAGCCATGTTCTTCGGCCGCGGCGAGGGTCTAGACACCTTCACTGCCCTCTACAACGCTTTAGGAAACCAGTCCATAGCCGGGCCAGTAGCTTCCGGACTATTGAGCACCCTCTTCGCGGTTGCTCTACTGGCTTCCGGCCAAAACTCCACGATTACCGGCACTCTGACTGGGCAAATCGTTATGGAAGGCTTTATTCGCATGCGCATTCCCCTGTGGTTGCGCCGCCTCGTAACCCGCCTTATCTCTATTATCCCCGTCTTGGCCTGTGCCATCATATTTGGCGGCAAAGAATCGGCCCTCGACAGCCTTTTGGTTTACTCGCAGGTCTTCTTGTGTGTGGCCCTGCCTATTTCGATGGTGCCGCTCGTGTGGTTCACGTCCTCTAAGAAGATTATGGGTAAATACGCGAATCCCAAGTGGCTAGCCGTCATCGCTTGGGCAGTGGTGGTCTTACTTACCGCCCTCAACGCCCAACTGTTAGTGCAAGACATAGGCGAAATTATCGCCCTCTTCTAG
- a CDS encoding metal-dependent transcriptional regulator — MTLEDLSANSQDYLKMIWDLQEWDPRPVQPSALAKKANVKLSTVSGAITRLTAAGLVEHEPYGGVVLSDLGRQYAVKMVRRHRLIETFLVQTLGYGWDEVHDEAERLEHAVSDDLVERVDVLLDHPDRDPHGDSIPLADGCLPLRDDSIPLSEAPDGALVKVERVSDEDSEMLRYLQSERVSVGTRLLVCSQSPYSEAVSVRLVKEFSWPVDESSLINKSSTTSSDMQTSLIFGPVVASRIRVCIVQ; from the coding sequence ATGACTTTGGAGGACTTATCTGCAAATTCGCAGGACTATCTCAAAATGATTTGGGACCTGCAGGAGTGGGACCCGCGCCCAGTGCAGCCCTCTGCCCTCGCCAAGAAGGCGAATGTTAAACTTTCCACCGTTTCTGGCGCTATTACGCGATTGACTGCGGCAGGCTTAGTGGAGCATGAGCCCTACGGCGGCGTGGTGCTCAGTGACTTGGGCCGGCAATATGCAGTAAAGATGGTGCGCCGGCACCGACTCATTGAAACCTTCCTTGTGCAGACCTTGGGCTACGGCTGGGATGAGGTTCACGACGAAGCCGAGCGCTTGGAGCATGCAGTCTCCGACGACTTGGTAGAGCGCGTTGATGTGCTCTTAGACCACCCCGATCGCGATCCTCACGGTGATTCGATTCCGCTGGCAGACGGCTGTCTGCCTTTGAGAGACGATTCGATACCTCTCTCTGAGGCTCCCGATGGTGCTCTGGTAAAGGTTGAACGAGTGAGCGATGAAGACTCCGAGATGCTGAGATACTTGCAAAGCGAGCGAGTGAGTGTGGGCACTCGCCTCTTGGTGTGTTCCCAATCGCCTTATTCGGAGGCAGTGAGCGTGCGGTTGGTTAAAGAATTTTCCTGGCCAGTGGATGAAAGTTCTCTCATCAACAAGTCTTCCACTACCTCTTCTGATATGCAAACTTCTCTAATCTTCGGTCCGGTTGTTGCTTCGCGAATTCGCGTCTGTATCGTGCAGTAG